A window of Apium graveolens cultivar Ventura chromosome 8, ASM990537v1, whole genome shotgun sequence contains these coding sequences:
- the LOC141679607 gene encoding uncharacterized protein LOC141679607, translating to MSKIVKDWIDSNDRASDEYVNGVESFLKFAYTGKPLTEKILCPCRECSKRYYQDRDTVNTHCIFVGFEKWYKNWTSHGEEYMNARTSHVYNNVSEDEYIQRDEINDIRRMVYEGFGIPTMGERQPEIHEVVQSDESTANFLKLLKAAETELWEGCEEFTLLAFVVELMHLKAISRWSNTSFNGLLKLLRRAMPKSCKIPCSFNEAFSMTRDLVFSYQTWDVCINHCMLYRNENEKLDECKICGASRYKKVDGGKKGNQTAEKNMWYFPLKPRLQRKFCSSKTDDLMRWHSENRVDDGIFRHPADSRAWKHFDEIYPNFASDVRNVRLGLAADGFNPFRSMSISHSTWPVIVTPYNLPPWLCMKQDNFILSVLTQGPKEPGNKIDVYLQPLIEELKELWEDGVQTYDASKNEMFTLRASLMWTINDFPGYANLSGWSTKGEYACPICNKRPQAHWLKNGRKWCYIGHRRFLPNNHNFRKDKKAFDGAREVRSKPKLLTGAEILQQVESIETEYKI from the coding sequence ATGTCTAAAATAGTAAAGGACTGGATTGATAGTAATGATAGAGCATCAGATGAGTATGTCAATGGAGTCGAAAGTTTTTTAAAATTCGCATATACAGGAAAGCCCTTGACAGAAAAAATTCTTTGTCCTTGTCGAGAATGTTCTAAGCGCTATTATCAAGATAGGGATACTGTCAATACACACTGTATTTTTGTTGGATTTGAGAAATGGTACAAAAATTGGACCTCTCACGGAGAAGAATACATGAATGCGCGCACATCACATGTTTATAATAATGTATCTGAAGATGAATACATTCAAAGAGATGAAATTAATGATATTAGAAGAATGGTATATGAAGGTTTTGGCATTCCAACCATGGGCGAAAGACAACCTGAGATTCATGAGGTGGTACAGTCGGATGAATCGACAGCTAACTTCTTAAAACTTCTAAAAGCTGCTGAAACAGAATTGTGGGAAGGATGTGAGGAGTTTACATTATTGGCCTTTGTTGTTGAGCTTATGCACTTGAAAGCCATTTCTAGATGGTCAAATACGTCTTTCAATGGGTTATTAAAGCTGTTAAGGAGGGCTATGCCAAAATCTTGCAAGATACCATGTTCCTTTAATGAGGCATTTAGCATGACCAGAGATTTGGTATTTAGTTACCAGACCTGGGATGTATGTATTAATCACTGTATGTTGTATCGCAATGAAAATGAGAAGCTGGATGAATGTAAAATATGTGGTGCATCAAGATATAAGAAAGTAGATGGTGGAAAAAAAGGCAATCAAACAGCTGAAAAAAATATGTGGTATTTTCCTCTTAAACCACGATTGCAAAGAAAATTTTGTTCTTCCAAAACTGATGATCTCATGCGATGGCATTCTGAGAATAGAGTGGATGATGGTATTTTTAGGCACCCTGCTGATTCTCGTGCGTGGAAACACTTTGATGAAATATATCCAAATTTTGCAAGTGATGTCCGTAATGTAAGGCTAGGATTAGCAGCAGATGGATTTAATCCATTCAGAAGCATGTCAATATCTCATAGTACATGGCCCGTTATAGTCACTCCATACAATCTACCACCTTGGTTGTGTATGAAACAAGATAATTTCATTTTATCTGTGCTCACCCAAGGCCCCAAGGAACCTGGTAATAAAATTGATGTTTATCTTCAACCTTTGATCGAGGAGTTAAAAGAATTATGGGAAGACGGTGTTCAAACTTATGATGCATCAAAAAATGAGATGTTTACACTACGAGCTTCTTTAATGTGGACGATAAATGATTTTCCAGGATATGCAAACTTGTCTGGATGGAGTACAAAAGGTGAGTATGCATGTCCGATATGTAACAAGAGACCACAAGCCCACTGGTTGAAAAATGGTCGCAAATGGTGCTATATTGGACACAGGAGATTTTTACCTAATAATCATAACTTTCGAAAAGACAAAAAGGCATTTGATGGTGCACGTGAAGTCAGATCCAAACCAAAGTTACTCACAGGTGCTGAAATATTACAACAAGTGGAGAGCATTGAAACTGAGTACAAAATATAA